One Mangifera indica cultivar Alphonso chromosome 4, CATAS_Mindica_2.1, whole genome shotgun sequence genomic region harbors:
- the LOC123212775 gene encoding chromatin remodeling protein SHL, whose product MAKPKAPKRTLESYTVKHINKTIKPGDCVLMRPSDPSKPSYVAKIEGIESDARGTNVKVRVRWYYRPEESIGGRRQFHGSKEVFLSDHYDLQSADTVEGKCTVHSFKSYTKLDAVGNDDFFCRFEYNSSTGAFNPDRVAVYCKCEMPYNPDDLMVQCEGCSDWFHPTCINMTAEEAKRLDHFFCENCSTEGQKKLQNSHTTARHSDTKVDTKRRRR is encoded by the exons ATGGCCAAACCCAAAGCTCCTAAGCGAACTCTCGAGTCTTACACAGTCAAACACATCAACAAAACAATTAAAC CCGGCGACTGCGTTTTAATGCGCCCGTCGGATCCGTCGAAGCCTTCGTACGTGGCGAAGATCGAGGGGATCGAATCCGACGCGCGTGGCACCAACGTGAAGGTGCGCGTGCGCTGGTACTACCGGCCGGAGGAATCGATCGGAGGCCGCCGGCAATTTCACGGCTCTAAGGAAGTCTTCCTCTCCGATCATTATGACCTTCAGAGCGCCGACACAGTCGAAGGAAAGTGTACGGTCCACAGTTTCAAGAGTTACACGAAGCTTGACGCCGTCGGAAACGACGATTTTTTCTGCCGTTTCGAGTATAACTCCTCCACGGGAGCTTTCAATCCCGATCGTGTCGCCGT GTATTGCAAATGTGAAATGCCATACAACCCTGACGATCTAATGGTTCAGTGTGAAGGATGCAGCGATTG GTTCCATCCTACCTGTATAAACATGACTGCCGAGGAGGCTAAAAGACTTGACCACTTCTTCTGTGAAAATTGCTCTACTGAAGGCCAAAAGAAGTTACAGAATTCTCATACCACAGCCAGACACTCAGATACTAAG GTggatacaaaacggcgtcggaGGTGA
- the LOC123213257 gene encoding cysteine protease RD19A-like has protein sequence MDVKAVSFLVLFSLLFVSAISADTFSDDQLIKQVTDGSDELLGAEHHFTLFKRKFGKSYASQEEHDYRFSVFKRNLRRAARHQKLDPTATHGVTQFSDLTPAEFRRTFLGLRKLRLPKDANQAPILPTSDLPEDFDWREKGAVTPVKNQGSCGSCWSFSTTGALEGANFLETGKLVSLSEQQLVDCDHECDPEEEGACDSGCNGGLMNSAFEYTLKAGGLMREEDYPYTGTDRDTCKFDKTKIAAKVANFSVVSLDEDQIAANLVKNGPLAVAINAVFMQTYIGGVSCPYICSKRLDHGVLLVGYGSAGYAPIRMKEKPYWIIKNSWGENWGENGFYKICRGRNICGVDSMVSTVAAAVRSDSE, from the exons ATGGATGTCAAAGCGGTGTCGTTTTTGGTCCTCTTTTCTCTCCTCTTTGTCTCCGCAATTTCGGCCGACACTTTCTCCGACGATCAGTTGATCAAGCAAGTTACGGACGGTTCCGATGAGCTCTTGGGAGCAGAGCATCACTTCACGCTCTTCAAGAGAAAATTCGGGAAATCTTATGCTTCTCAGGAGGAACACGATTACAGGTTCAGCGTGTTTAAGAGAAACTTGAGACGTGCCGCGCGTCACCAGAAGCTCGATCCGACCGCGACTCACGGGGTGACTCAGTTCTCCGATTTGACCCCGGCCGAGTTCCGAAGGACTTTTCTCGGTTTGAGGAAGTTGAGGCTGCCTAAGGACGCGAATCAAGCACCGATCTTGCCTACTAGTGATTTGCCTGAGGATTTTGATTGGAGAGAAAAAGGAGCTGTGACGCCTGTCAAAAATcag GGTTCATGTGGATCATGCTGGAGTTTCAGTACCACCGGAGCTTTGGAAGGTGCTAATTTCCTTGAAACAGGAAAGCTTGTTAGCCTTAGTGAGCAACAGCTTGTGGATTGCGATCATGAG TGTGATCCAGAGGAGGAAGGTGCTTGTGACTCTGGATGCAATGGTGGGCTCATGAATAGTGCCTTTGAATACACACTCAAAGCTGGTGGACTCATGCGAGAAGAAGACTATCCTTACACTGGTACTGACCGTGACACCTGCAAATTTGATAAGACTAAGATTGCTGCCAAAGTGGCCAACTTCAGTGTTGTCTCCCTTGATGAGGATCAGATTGCCGCCAATCTTGTGAAAAATGGTCCTCTTGCAG TGGCCATTAATGCTGTGTTCATGCAAACATACATTGGAGGTGTTTCGTGCCCGTACATATGTTCAAAGCGGTTGGATCACGGGGTTTTGCTTGTGGGGTACGGTTCAGCTGGCTATGCTCCAATCAGGATGAAGGAGAAGCCATACTGGATCATTAAGAATTCATGGGGAGAAAACTGGGGAGAGAATGGTTTCTACAAAATCTGCAGGGGTCGCAACATCTGTGGAGTCGACTCTATGGTATCTACTGTTGCTGCTGCTGTTCGTTCTGACTCTGAGTAG
- the LOC123212748 gene encoding WD repeat-containing protein 13, protein MNGGESDTVVEEDPTPTTRTTTEENNKNSDRNNKENVNLKDPELFSCLLQPASADSDPGYIGIRRLLLFRKAESGVCSRMDWRCNGKGYVAYRNYIRRPRNWELQIASLTSTPGNSGRWLQSSNSLSLMFEVESCSSSRDMRSVNVASSHRTSFSSTASDNDLLRRRGPEPGYSFVGMNCIFDQCKASVTVLKFGHMSSDLLAYGASDGTLTVCTVSEPPSIIKQLNGHSKDVTDFDFTSNNQYIASSSLDKTVRVWELSKGICIRVIYGVSSQLCIRFHPVNNNFLSVGNAKEITVFNFSTGRIINKLVFDSEVTSMDHDHTGQLIFCGDGQGCIHSVSMNSHSGGLSRSHRHRSTGKRKSPVTTVQYRSFSLLARGPVLLTCTQDGSLTFFSVALEVQGYLTLRCSLKLAPRVHNIRASFCPLLSLEQGEYIVAGSEDSNVYFYDLTRPKHACVNKLQGHRFPVVAVAWNHGENLLASSDLYGVVIVWKRANKS, encoded by the exons ATGAATGGCGGCGAGTCTGATACAGTGGTGGAGGAGGATCCAACACCAACAACAAGAACGACTACAGAAGAGAACAACAAAAATAGCGATCGCAATAACAAAGAGAATGTAAACTTAAAGGATCCAGAATTATTCAGTTGCTTGCTTCAACCTGCGAGTGCCGATTCGGATCCCGGCTATATCGGCATTCGCCGTCTCCTTCTTTTCCGCAAAGCGGAGTCCGGTGTCTGTAGCCGAATG GATTGGAGATGCAATGGAAAAGGCTATGTAGCCTACCGTAATTACATACGCAGACCAAGAAATTGGGAGTTGCAAATAGCAAGCCTGACTAGCACTCCAGGAAACAG TGGGCGATGGCTTCAATCTTCAAATTCACTCTCCTTAATGTTTGAGGTGGAAAGTTGTAGTTCTAGCAGG GACATGAGAAGTGTCAATGTAGCTTCAAGTCATAGAACAAGTTTTAGCTCAACAGCAAGTGACAATGATCTGTTACGTCGTCGAGGGCCTGAACCTGGATATTCTTTTGTAGGAATGAATTGCATCTTTGATCAATGCAAGGCATCTG TTACTGTCTTGAAGTTTGGGCACATGAGTTCTGATCTACTTGCATATGGAGCATCAGATGGAACCTTGACAGTGTGTACTGTCTCTGAACCACCTTCaatcatcaaacaattaaatGGACATTCAAAAGATGTCACAG ACTTTGACTTCACCTCCAACAATCAATACATTGCATCATCATCACTGGATAAAACTGTGCGAGTGTGGGAGTTATCAAAAGGCATTTGCATTCGAGTAATATATGGAGTTTCTTCACAATTATGTATTCGTTTTCACCCT GTAAATAACAACTTCCTCTCTGTTGGCAATGCAAAAGAAATCACT GTATTCAACTTCAGCACTGgaagaattattaataaattggtCTTTGACAGTGAGGTTACTTCTATGGATCATGATCACACTGGTCAGCTCATTTTCTGTGGGGATGGCCAG GGATGCATACACTCGGTATCTATGAACTCACACTCAGGTGGGCTGTCTCGTTCTCATCGTCATCGATCTACTGGCAAGCGAAAATCTCCAGTCACAACTGTGCAGTACCGGAGTTTCTCTCTGTTGGCACGGGGACCTGTGTTGCTGACATGCACTCAAGATGGAAGCTTGACTTTCTTCAG TGTTGCTTTGGAAGTACAAGGTTATCTTACTCTCCGGTGCTCACTCAAATTAGCTCCACGAGTTCACAACATTCGAGCATCCTTCTGTCCACTACTTTCCCTCGAACAAGGAGAATATATAG TTGCCGGAAGTGAGGATTCAAATGTCTACTTCTATGATTTGACTCGGCCGAAGCATGCTTGTGTGAACAAGCTACAG GGCCATCGTTTTCCGGTGGTAGCCGTTGCCTGGAACCATGGAGAGAACTTATTGGCATCATCTGATCTTTACGGCGTTGTAATTGTATGGAAGCGAGCAAACAAAAGTTAG
- the LOC123212737 gene encoding purple acid phosphatase-like: MGVHGFFSSFVVFLCLVLNAAVVCTGGRTSSFIRKVERAVDMPLDSDVFQVPPGYNAPQQVHITQGDHEGKGVIVSWVTQDEPGSNSVVYWSENSKENTTAEGKVYTYKFYNYTSGYIHHCPIKHLKFNTKYYYVVGIGQTERRFWFITPPEVGPDVPYTFGLIGDLGQSFDSNITLTHYEMNPLKGKTVLYVGDLSYADNYLNHDNVRWDTWGIFVERSVAYQPWIWTAGNHEIDFAPEIGETEPFKPYTHRYHVPYKASQSTKPFWYSIKRASAYIIVLASYSAYGKYTPQYKWLEKELPKVNRSETPWLIILMHSPWYNSYNYHYMEGETMRVMYESWFVQYKVDVVFAGHVHAYERSERVSNIAYNVVNGICTPVKDQSAPVYITIGDGGNLEGLATNMTERQPTYSAYREASFGHAIFDIKNRTHAYYSWHRNQDGYAVEADKMWFFNRYWHQVDDSPS; encoded by the exons ATGGGTGTGCATggatttttctcttcttttgttgtATTTCTGTGCTTGGTTTTGAATGCGGCAGTGGTGTGTACTGGTGGAAGAACGAGCAGTTTTATCAGGAAAGTCGAAAGGGCTGTTGATATGCCTCTTGATAGCGATGTCTTTCAAGTGCCGCCTGGTTATAATGCTCCTCAACAG GTTCATATAACACAAGGTGATCATGAGGGGAAGGGTGTGATAGTGTCATGGGTAACTCAGGACGAGCCGGGTTCTAACTCAGTGGTTTATTGGAGTGAAAATAGCAAGGAAAATACGACAGCTGAGGGCAAAGTCTATACCTATAAATTCTACAATTACACTTCTGGTTACATTCATCACTGCCCCATCAAACATTTGAAg TTCAACACTAAATACTACTATGTGGTTGGAATTGGACAAACCGAACGGCGGTTCTGGTTTATAACACCTCCAGAAGTTGGCCCTGATGTCCCTTATACATTTGGTCTCATTG GGGATCTTGGTCAGAGTTTTGATTCCAACATAACACTTACTCATTATGAGATGAATCCACTGAAAGGGAAAACTGTGTTGTATGTTGGGGATCTCTCTTATGCTGATAACTATTTGAATCATGACAATGTTAGATGGGATACATGGGGCATATTTGTTGAGAGAAGTGTTGCTTATCAACCATGGATATGGACAGCAGGGAATCACGAAATTGACTTTGCCCCAGAAATT GGCGAAACGGAACCTTTTAAGCCTTACACTCACCGTTATCATGTGCCTTATAAAGCATCACAAAGTACGAAGCCCTTTTGGTACTCAATAAAGAGAGCTTCAGCATACATCATAGTCCTGGCTTCGTACTCAGCCTATG GTAAATACACTCCTCAGTATAAATGGCTGGAAAAGGAGCTACCAAAAGTTAACAGAAGTGAGACACCATGGTTAATCATTCTTATGCATTCCCCATGGTATAACAGTTACAACTATCATTACATGGAAGGAGAAACCATGAGGGTAATGTACGAGAGTTGGTTTGTGCAGTACAAAGTTGATGTAGTATTTGCCGGTCACGTCCATGCCTATGAACGATCT GAACGTGTATCTAACATTGCATACAATGTCGTAAACGGCATTTGCACTCCTGTAAAGGATCAATCTGCCCCTGTATACATAACCATTGGTGACGGAGGCAATCTTGAAGGCTTAGCAACAAA CATGACAGAACGGCAGCCCACATACTCGGCTTATCGGGAAGCCAGTTTTGGCCATGCCATTTTCGACATTAAGAATCGTACTCATGCTTACTATAGTTGGCACCGGAATCAAGATGGATATGCAGTGGAAGCCGATAAGATGTGGTTTTTCAACAGATATTGGCATCAAGTTGATGATTCTCCTTCATAA